In bacterium (Candidatus Blackallbacteria) CG13_big_fil_rev_8_21_14_2_50_49_14, the following are encoded in one genomic region:
- a CDS encoding type 2 isopentenyl-diphosphate Delta-isomerase has translation MADESLRQRKLDHISIALGPRSQFSQPAGFEFYQFIHQGLPELDLAEIDLSCTFLGKNLKAPLLISSMTGGPAQGGEINHHLALAAQNTGIGMGVGSQRIMLVDPSAQASFQVRDRAPDILLLGNLGAVQLNDGFDVSHCRAAVEGIGADGLYLHLNPLQEAIQPEGDTNFSGLWPQIEALCQHLPFPVLLKECGCGLSGDLAARAVQAGIAALEISGAGGTSWALIESQRSLEPMRRQLGETFADWGIPTPISLQLCREAAPSMPLIASGGVRNGLDAAKALAMGADLVSVARPFLQAATESAAAVEARIQLFLMELRVAMFCVGAKNLAELRGKPLFRI, from the coding sequence ATGGCTGACGAGTCTTTACGCCAACGCAAACTGGATCATATCTCGATTGCCTTGGGGCCACGTTCACAATTTTCACAACCTGCGGGTTTTGAGTTTTACCAATTTATTCACCAGGGGCTGCCAGAACTAGACCTGGCTGAGATTGACCTGAGCTGTACGTTTTTAGGAAAAAACCTCAAAGCTCCCCTTTTGATTTCATCGATGACGGGGGGCCCGGCCCAGGGGGGGGAAATTAACCACCATTTGGCCTTGGCTGCACAAAATACAGGCATTGGCATGGGGGTGGGCTCTCAGCGAATTATGCTGGTCGATCCTTCAGCCCAAGCCAGTTTTCAGGTGCGTGATCGGGCTCCAGATATTCTGCTTTTGGGAAATTTAGGGGCTGTCCAATTGAACGACGGTTTTGATGTCAGCCATTGCCGTGCTGCCGTAGAGGGAATTGGGGCCGATGGTCTGTATCTTCACCTCAATCCCCTCCAGGAGGCGATTCAGCCTGAAGGGGACACCAATTTCAGCGGGCTTTGGCCTCAAATCGAAGCCCTTTGCCAGCACCTGCCTTTTCCTGTGCTTTTAAAAGAGTGTGGCTGTGGCCTTTCGGGAGATTTGGCGGCCAGGGCAGTACAGGCCGGAATTGCTGCCCTTGAAATCAGCGGTGCTGGAGGCACATCCTGGGCCTTGATTGAATCGCAACGCAGCCTGGAACCCATGCGCCGTCAATTGGGTGAAACCTTTGCCGATTGGGGCATTCCCACCCCGATTTCACTCCAGCTCTGTCGCGAGGCAGCACCCAGTATGCCTTTGATTGCTTCCGGTGGGGTTCGCAATGGCCTGGATGCCGCCAAAGCCTTGGCCATGGGGGCCGATCTGGTCAGTGTGGCCCGCCCTTTTTTACAGGCTGCAACAGAATCAGCTGCCGCTGTAGAGGCCCGCATTCAGCTCTTTTTAATGGAGCTGCGCGTGGCGATGTTTTGCGTGGGCGCTAAGAATTTGGCCGAGCTGCGGGGCAAGCCTCTTTTTCGGATTTAG
- a CDS encoding subtype I-F CRISPR-associated endonuclease Cas1, whose amino-acid sequence MKNLFGEQRELKAILTSKRANLFYLEHCRVMVKGGKVVFLTENSEEKQYWNIPIANTSVVLLGTGTSITQAAVRLMASAGVMLGFSGSGGTPLISATEIEWLSPQSEYRPTEYMQAWMSFWFDEQKRLIAAQLFQRARCDFIENVWSKDRELQGYGFYLDDRDISSALSQFRKCIPDSVSTTELLQAEAQFTKALYKIAAKRTKYGGKFVRERYSEDGANSFLDHGNYLAYGLAATTLWVLGIPHGFAVMHGKTRRGALVFDVADLIKDTLILPWAFICAQENFKDQEFRQQCLEGFSKYQALDFLFEKVKSVAFAVGHSS is encoded by the coding sequence ATGAAAAATCTGTTTGGTGAACAACGTGAACTAAAAGCTATTCTGACTTCTAAGCGTGCCAATCTCTTTTATTTAGAGCATTGTCGAGTAATGGTTAAAGGCGGTAAAGTTGTTTTCTTAACAGAAAATTCTGAAGAGAAGCAATATTGGAATATCCCAATAGCGAATACCTCGGTTGTACTTTTGGGAACAGGAACTTCGATTACGCAGGCTGCTGTTAGGTTAATGGCTTCTGCTGGGGTTATGTTGGGATTCAGTGGCAGTGGAGGAACTCCTTTGATCTCTGCAACTGAAATTGAGTGGTTATCGCCTCAGAGTGAATATCGACCGACAGAGTATATGCAGGCCTGGATGTCTTTTTGGTTCGATGAGCAAAAACGTCTGATTGCTGCACAGCTGTTTCAGAGGGCAAGATGTGATTTTATTGAAAACGTTTGGTCAAAGGATCGAGAATTACAGGGATATGGGTTTTATCTAGATGATAGGGACATCTCTTCTGCTTTAAGTCAATTTCGTAAGTGTATTCCTGACTCAGTTTCAACAACTGAGTTACTTCAGGCAGAGGCTCAATTCACCAAAGCACTTTATAAAATAGCTGCCAAAAGAACGAAATACGGTGGTAAGTTCGTTCGTGAGCGATATTCTGAGGACGGAGCTAATTCTTTTTTGGATCATGGCAATTATTTGGCTTACGGTTTAGCCGCAACCACACTTTGGGTATTAGGAATTCCGCATGGATTTGCCGTGATGCATGGAAAGACCCGGCGCGGAGCCTTGGTCTTTGATGTGGCTGATTTGATTAAAGACACCTTGATTTTGCCTTGGGCGTTTATTTGTGCTCAGGAAAATTTTAAAGATCAGGAGTTCAGGCAGCAATGTCTTGAAGGTTTCAGTAAGTATCAGGCATTGGACTTTTTATTTGAAAAAGTTAAATCAGTGGCTTTTGCTGTAGGGCATTCATCGTGA